From the genome of Vigna angularis cultivar LongXiaoDou No.4 chromosome 11, ASM1680809v1, whole genome shotgun sequence, one region includes:
- the LOC108334015 gene encoding CSC1-like protein At3g54510 isoform X1, with amino-acid sequence MNPQSLLASAAINIGLAFLILSLFSVLKKQPSNASVYYARPLSHRRQIPVHFPSSPLRRFLPSLDWVFRAFSVTEAEILDAHGLDSLVIIRLFKFGIKFFAVCSVVGLVVLLPVNYGAQEVQNGSYFTMDSFTISNVKIGSNRLWVHFVCLCFISFYGMFLLYKEYNEILIRRIQQIQKLKDRPDQFTVLVREIPLCMEHKARDCCVDHFFRRHYPNTYRSYQMVYETEELEESVSHAKSLSRKIEDMRKSCIANKSNNRLSLLGLLHRETSKADSDLLEEKLQALTHKIHQLQCRDMLQKKELPVAFVIFKSRSGAAAAAHLQQHSHPLLWITELAPEPRDVSWRNMRVSYKLVPLYRLGVVIAASLLTVFFAIPVTAVQGIAKYEKLKKWFPPATAVQLIPGLSSIVTGFLPSVVLKAFIYIVPFTMFAMAKIAGCIARSKEEMKACNMVFYFLVGNVFFWSVLSGSLLDLIGEFITQPKALPTHLAGAVSAQADFFVTYILTDGLSGFSLEVLQPGMLIWDILKSCVYGSQRETSPYLYSFPYFRIIPLVSLSVLIGIVYAVVAPLLLPFLIVYFCLGYVVFVNQIQDVYETTYQTCGQYWPYIHHYILLAIILMQITMIGLFGLKLKPAASISTIPLIIFTLMFNEYCKMRFLPSFHHYSLLDAAENDELDEKCGLLELHRENAMNAYCPPGLRPVNFMASESSSTPLVSSS; translated from the exons ATGAACCCTCAGAGTCTTTTGGCTTCTGCGGCCATAAACATAGGGTTGGCCTTCCTCATTCTCTCGCTCTTCTCCGTTCTCAAGAAGCAGCCTTCCAATGCTTCCGTCTACTACGCTCGCCCTCTCTCTCACCGCCGTCAAATTCCCGTTCACTTTCCTTCGTCGCCTCTGCGCCGTTTCCTTCCCTCCCTCGATTGGGTTTTCCGCGCGTTCAGTGTGACCGAAGCTGAGATCCTCGACGCTCATGGCCTCGATTCTCTTGTTATCATCAGACTCTTCAAATTCGG CATTAAGTTTTTCGCCGTGTGTTCTGTTGTTGGGTTGGTGGTTCTTCTCCCTGTCAATTATGGTGCCCAGGAGGTTCAAAATGGGAGTTACTTTACAATGGATTCTTTCACAATCTCTAATGTTAAAATAGGTTCAAATAG GCTTTGGGTGCACTTTGTTTGCTTgtgttttatatctttttacgGGATGTTCCTACTATACAAG GAATACAATGAAATTTTGATTAGAAGGATTCAGcaaattcaaaagttaaaagataGGCCTGATCAATTTACTGTGCTAGTTCGTGAAATTCCATTATGCATGGAACACAAGGCTCGTGACTGTTGCGTTGATCATTTCTTCAGGAGACATTATCCAAACACTTACCGTTCCTACCAAATGGTGTACGAAACTGAAGAACTTGAGGAATCGGTG AGCCATGCAAAGTCCCTTTCAAGAAAAATAGAGGACATGAGAAAGAGTTGTATAGCCAACAAAAGTAACAATAGGTTATCACTCTTGGGTTTATTACATCGAGAGACTTCAAAAGCTGATTCTGATTTGCTCGAGGAAAAGCTTCAAGCCCTCACTCACAAGATCCATCAGTTACAATGCAGAGACATGCTCCAGAAAAAG GAGTTGCCTGTTGCTTTTGTAATATTCAAGTCACGTTCGGGTGCTGCAGCAGCTGCTCATTTGCAACAGCATTCTCATCCACTTCTTTGGATCACTGAACTTGCTCCAGAACCAAGGGATGTTTCATGGAGGAATATGAGAGTATCCTACAAACTAGTTCCACTATATAGACTAGGTGTTGTAATTGCAGCATCTCTTCTTACAGTTTTCTTTGCCATTCCAGTTACTGCTGTTCAAGGAATAGCCAAATATGAGAAACTTAAGAAATGGTTTCCTCCGGCCACGGCTGTGCAGCTCAT ACCCGGACTAAGCTCTATAGTGACTGGTTTTCTTCCAAGTGTTGTACTCAaagcatttatatatattgtgcCTTTTACAATGTTTGCTATGGCTAAAATAGCTGGATGTATTGCAAGAAGTAAGGAGGAGATGAAAGCCTGCAACATGGTTTTCTATTTTCTGGTTGGAAATGTGTTCTTCTGGAGTGTGTTATCAGGATCCCTTCTTGATTTAATTGGAGAATTTATTACTCAACCCAAAGCCCTTCCAACTCATCTTGCCGGAGCTGTCTCTGCCCAA GCAGATTTCTTTGTGACATACATCTTGACAGATGGTCTCTCTGGATTTTCTTTGGAGGTTCTCCAGCCTGGCATGCTAATTTGGGATATTTTGAAGTCTTGTGTTTATGGCTCTCAAAGAGAGACAAGTCCTTACCTTTATTCATTTCCTTACTTTAGAATAATCCCTTTAGTCTCTCTCTCAGTTCTAATCGGCATAGTGTACGCAGTAGTGGCACCATTGTTGCTACCGTTTCTTATCGTCTACTTCTGTTTGGGCTATGTCGTCTTTGTCAACCAG ATTCAAGACGTGTATGAAACTACTTACCAAACATGTGGGCAATATTGGCCGTACATTCATCACTACATTCTCCTTGCAATCATTCTCATGCAGATAACCATGATTGGTTTATTTGGACTGAAGTTAAAACCAGCTGCTTCTATTTCAACCATTCCATTAATCATATTCACATTGATGTTCAATGAGTACTGCAAGATGCGTTTTCTCCCTTCCTTCCACCATTATTCTCTCCTG GATGCTGCTGAAAATGATGAACTTGATGAGAAATGTGGACTATTGGAGTTACATCGTGAGAATGCAATGAATGCCTACTGTCCACCAGGTTTACGACCGGTGAATTTCATGGCATCAGAATCCAGCTCCACACCCTTGGTTTCTTCCTCATAA
- the LOC108334015 gene encoding CSC1-like protein At3g54510 isoform X2 yields the protein MDSFTISNVKIGSNRLWVHFVCLCFISFYGMFLLYKEYNEILIRRIQQIQKLKDRPDQFTVLVREIPLCMEHKARDCCVDHFFRRHYPNTYRSYQMVYETEELEESVSHAKSLSRKIEDMRKSCIANKSNNRLSLLGLLHRETSKADSDLLEEKLQALTHKIHQLQCRDMLQKKELPVAFVIFKSRSGAAAAAHLQQHSHPLLWITELAPEPRDVSWRNMRVSYKLVPLYRLGVVIAASLLTVFFAIPVTAVQGIAKYEKLKKWFPPATAVQLIPGLSSIVTGFLPSVVLKAFIYIVPFTMFAMAKIAGCIARSKEEMKACNMVFYFLVGNVFFWSVLSGSLLDLIGEFITQPKALPTHLAGAVSAQADFFVTYILTDGLSGFSLEVLQPGMLIWDILKSCVYGSQRETSPYLYSFPYFRIIPLVSLSVLIGIVYAVVAPLLLPFLIVYFCLGYVVFVNQIQDVYETTYQTCGQYWPYIHHYILLAIILMQITMIGLFGLKLKPAASISTIPLIIFTLMFNEYCKMRFLPSFHHYSLLDAAENDELDEKCGLLELHRENAMNAYCPPGLRPVNFMASESSSTPLVSSS from the exons ATGGATTCTTTCACAATCTCTAATGTTAAAATAGGTTCAAATAG GCTTTGGGTGCACTTTGTTTGCTTgtgttttatatctttttacgGGATGTTCCTACTATACAAG GAATACAATGAAATTTTGATTAGAAGGATTCAGcaaattcaaaagttaaaagataGGCCTGATCAATTTACTGTGCTAGTTCGTGAAATTCCATTATGCATGGAACACAAGGCTCGTGACTGTTGCGTTGATCATTTCTTCAGGAGACATTATCCAAACACTTACCGTTCCTACCAAATGGTGTACGAAACTGAAGAACTTGAGGAATCGGTG AGCCATGCAAAGTCCCTTTCAAGAAAAATAGAGGACATGAGAAAGAGTTGTATAGCCAACAAAAGTAACAATAGGTTATCACTCTTGGGTTTATTACATCGAGAGACTTCAAAAGCTGATTCTGATTTGCTCGAGGAAAAGCTTCAAGCCCTCACTCACAAGATCCATCAGTTACAATGCAGAGACATGCTCCAGAAAAAG GAGTTGCCTGTTGCTTTTGTAATATTCAAGTCACGTTCGGGTGCTGCAGCAGCTGCTCATTTGCAACAGCATTCTCATCCACTTCTTTGGATCACTGAACTTGCTCCAGAACCAAGGGATGTTTCATGGAGGAATATGAGAGTATCCTACAAACTAGTTCCACTATATAGACTAGGTGTTGTAATTGCAGCATCTCTTCTTACAGTTTTCTTTGCCATTCCAGTTACTGCTGTTCAAGGAATAGCCAAATATGAGAAACTTAAGAAATGGTTTCCTCCGGCCACGGCTGTGCAGCTCAT ACCCGGACTAAGCTCTATAGTGACTGGTTTTCTTCCAAGTGTTGTACTCAaagcatttatatatattgtgcCTTTTACAATGTTTGCTATGGCTAAAATAGCTGGATGTATTGCAAGAAGTAAGGAGGAGATGAAAGCCTGCAACATGGTTTTCTATTTTCTGGTTGGAAATGTGTTCTTCTGGAGTGTGTTATCAGGATCCCTTCTTGATTTAATTGGAGAATTTATTACTCAACCCAAAGCCCTTCCAACTCATCTTGCCGGAGCTGTCTCTGCCCAA GCAGATTTCTTTGTGACATACATCTTGACAGATGGTCTCTCTGGATTTTCTTTGGAGGTTCTCCAGCCTGGCATGCTAATTTGGGATATTTTGAAGTCTTGTGTTTATGGCTCTCAAAGAGAGACAAGTCCTTACCTTTATTCATTTCCTTACTTTAGAATAATCCCTTTAGTCTCTCTCTCAGTTCTAATCGGCATAGTGTACGCAGTAGTGGCACCATTGTTGCTACCGTTTCTTATCGTCTACTTCTGTTTGGGCTATGTCGTCTTTGTCAACCAG ATTCAAGACGTGTATGAAACTACTTACCAAACATGTGGGCAATATTGGCCGTACATTCATCACTACATTCTCCTTGCAATCATTCTCATGCAGATAACCATGATTGGTTTATTTGGACTGAAGTTAAAACCAGCTGCTTCTATTTCAACCATTCCATTAATCATATTCACATTGATGTTCAATGAGTACTGCAAGATGCGTTTTCTCCCTTCCTTCCACCATTATTCTCTCCTG GATGCTGCTGAAAATGATGAACTTGATGAGAAATGTGGACTATTGGAGTTACATCGTGAGAATGCAATGAATGCCTACTGTCCACCAGGTTTACGACCGGTGAATTTCATGGCATCAGAATCCAGCTCCACACCCTTGGTTTCTTCCTCATAA
- the LOC108333387 gene encoding NADPH:quinone oxidoreductase, whose translation MAAVAGASSSLIKVAALSGSLRKGSYNRGLVRAAIELSKERNVGLQIEYVDISPLPFLNTDLEINGTYPSEVEAFRQKIVAADSILFASPEYNYSVTGPLKNAIDWASRAPNVWAGKPAAIVSAGGGFGGGRSQYHLRQIGVFLDLHFINKPEFFINAFQPPAKFNSDGDLIDEDAKIRLKEILLSLKTFTLRLQGKN comes from the exons ATGGCAGCGGTGGCCGGAGCATCCTCGTCGCTGATTAAAGTGGCGGCGCTTTCCGGTTCTCTTCGGAAAGGCTCTTACAACAGAGGCCTGGTTCGTGCTG CGATTGAACTGAGCAAAGAAAGGAATGTGGGACTTCAGATCGAGTACGTTGATATTTCGCCTTTGCCCTTTTTGAACACGGATCTTGAGATAAACGGCACTTACCCATCCGAAGTTGAAGCGTTTCGCCAGAAGATTGTTGCAGCTGATAGCATCCTCTTTGCTTCCCCTGAATACAATTACTCTGTTACAG GACCACTAAAAAATGCAATTGACTGGGCATCAAGAGCACCAAATGTTTGGGCTGGTAAACCAGCTGCCATAGTGAGTGCTGGAGGAGGCTTTGGTGGGGGAAGATCACAGTATCATCTACGCCAAATTGGAGTATTTTTGGATCTTCATTTCATCAACAAACCTGAATTCTTCATCAATGCATTCCAGCCACCAGCAAAGTTTAACAGTGATGGTGACTTGATTGATGAAGATGCCAAAATTAGGTTGAAGGAAATCCTTCTGTCCTTGAAGACATTTACCCTTAGACTTCAAGGGAAAAATTGA